The window gaagaacttcatgacgtctcttctctctgcaggtcGGCAGctctctgacctttgaccctgagCTCAGGAGCTGTTTCTTCTCTGAACCGTCACTCAGCCCGGTGGCTCCGCAGGtagtgacatcatcactgacatcatcaccgtcactgacatcatcatcatcatcactgacatccacactgtctgcctgtctgtccaATCAGGAGGATGAGGAGCAGTGGGGGCGGAGCTTCCTGTCAGGTGTGGACagcacagaggaggaagagaccAGGTGAGTCTGCTGTTCGCTGATTGGTTGGTTTCTGTTCTGCTGGAGGCGGAGCTTAATGACGACACTTCAAACGTCTTCAGAGTTCAGTTTGAAGGAAAACTGCTGTGCAAACAGATCAATAAGTGATTAATGCATCAGTAGATCAATCAATACATATATGTGATGTCATGACTGCAGCTTTATGAAGCAACATCAGCTTGTTTTCTTCTGACTCACTCAATCAAAcctcatctgggaacatttgggaacatttgggaacatctaggaacatttgggaacatttgggaacatctaggaacatttgggaacatttgggaacatttggggaCATCTGGGGACATTTGGGAATATGttggaacatttgggaacatttgggaacatctgggaacatttaggaacatttggcaacatttgggaacatctgggaacatctgggaacatctgggaacatctgggaacatttgggaacatctgggaacatctgggaacatctgggaacatttgggaacatctgggaacatctgggaacatttgggaacatttgggaacatctgggaacatctgggaacatctgggaacatctgggaacatctgggaacatttgggaacatctgggaacatctgggaacatttaggaacatttgggaacatttgggaacatctgggaacatctgggaacatttaggaacatttgggaacatttgggaacatctgggaacatctgggaacatttaggaacatctgggaacatctgggaacatctgggaacatttgggaacatctgggaacatctgggaacatttgggaacatctgggaacatctgggaacatttgggaacatttgggaacatctgggaacatttgggaacatctgggaacatctgggaacatttgggaacatgtaggaacatttaggaacatttgggaacatctgggaacatttgggaacatctgggaacatctgggaacatttgggaacagttttgctcgtctatggcatcgtgtttgttggcaggtgagatttgtgGTCAGTTGCCGTCACACCAAACGCCgtgattggtccaaaccacaagcAGCTGCTGATTCAGACGTTTATGTGGAAAAGTTTCTGTAATTTAGTGAAACTGAAGTTCACAAATatttcttgaatttgtgttaattatcGTAGAATCAGTTTCCTGGATGAACTGCAGGTAGATcagaagctgtgtgtgtttgattgacagcaggtTCATTCCACGTCTGCATTCATGACAAAGGACgacagaggtcaaaggtcatctcTGTACAGAACAGATGTTCCAGTCGGACTTTAAACGTTTTCCTCTTTCAACAGATTCTCCTCCAAACCTGAAGatcagctgacagcagcaggagaaAACTACGAAGGAGACGACGAGACGTCTATCAGCGAACCAATCAGCTGCAGGAGGCGGAGCCAACTACAACAGgtaacacacgcacacacacacacacacagtgacaggaGTGTTTCCTCTACGACGCACCAGGTTGTAACAGCAGAGCAACGTTTCAACTCCCAGTAAATAAACAGAGCCGGCGTGTAGTTCAGGGAGCCTGGGAGAACAGAGAACTCTCCAACAGAtaatagctgtgtgtgtgtgtgtgtgtgtgtgtgtgtgtgtgtgtgtgtgtgtgtgtgtgtgtgtgtgttgcagctgaaGGAGGAGAACGTGTCATTGAGGAGGTCCATCAGGGAGCTGCAGAGGAGATCGGAGGCTAATGAACGCAGGTAGGTCAGAACCGACCAATCACGCGACAGCACCGATATGATGCAGATTATTGGTGGAgaaacagatgtttttattgCCAAAGcaagtgtgaaaaaaacaaaaacaaaaactgcacaTAAACAGAAGAGTTGTGATTTTATCTGCAGTATGAACAGATAAATAAGACAAAATGTAGACGCAgttaaaacatacaaatgagAACTATAAATACtgcaataatgtttttttaataaatgtataattccAGGTGATTGACAGTCGTCACAGTGGTCGTTTTCCATCGGACGCTTTATTTCAGTCACAACAGATCATAAAcgttgctgctgctcagagtCACGACTTCTTATTCTGGAGTCGAATGTGACCAAAACTGAAGCGTTAATAAACAGTTCAGACACGAGAGAAGTGACGTCACAGAGAGAATCTCTGTAGCTCCAGTCtgccgccgccaccgccgccgccgtcCAGCGCGTACGGAGCTTCTGCTGTTAAATATCAGCAGGATGACGAGCACAGCAGGACAGGAAGTGttgctaaagctaagctaacgaGTCAGACTCTGTCCAACATCTGCAGCTGCAGGTAaacatgctgctgctttcatcagggtctattctgattggctgggggtgaaggtggaggccacacctccagccaatcagactAGGagctcattaataatgcagataAGGAAAGACGGATttaaatctaaacaacttttggtgaataaaatgtctcaGATGTTTAAAATGATACCAGATGTGTAATAAAGTTTGTATTGAACTATGAATTTCCCAGCATGCCTCAGTGCTtgtgtgcccccccccccccccttcaggGTGGCGGCGCTGTCggaggagctgctgcagaggaggcgtcaggaggagaaggaggcgCAGGACCTGGAGAGCATGGTTCACTCAGTGGAGCAGAACCTGGGCCTAATGACGGTGCGTTCACTGACACTCAGAGCAGCCCGTAACATACAGCGCTCTGCAGccgatcacacacacaacacgtgTTAAGTAAAGATATAAACATACATGTATAGAGAGAGTTACAGAAGAGGAAACTAAAGGTTCAGTTCATCTGGATCATCTCAGCAGCTTCAGATCAATAAACAACAGTATCAGCTGATCGATTCTGGCAGCAAATCATGATCACACCGGGTTCACACTCATTTAATAAGAGCAGCAGCTGAAGGACAACAGAACATTTACTGTCGACTAGTTTTAATCTAAAACTGTAGCattaagttacatttttctctaaatatatatttgtttaattctcaaaaaacattttttctttaaatgttaaaattttttctcaaaacatttCCAGATCTTTTGTCAATGTTACAACTTTCCTCctgaaatgtgacatttaaaggGTCAGTCTGCTGTTTCCtgctatatatgtatatgtatatatatatatatatatatatatatatatatatatatatatatatatatatatatatatatatacatatacatatatatatatatatatatatatatatatatatatatatatatatacatatatatatatatatatatatatatatatatatatatatatatatatatatatatttagttattGTCATTAaatctcttccttcctcctgtCGGATCTTTAAACTCTGCAGATGTTGTTCACAgctgattcttcttcttctggtgttTTACAGAAGCGAGCAGTGAAAGCAGAGACCTGTGTGTCCAGACTGAAGCTGGAGCTGCAGAAGCTGCAGGTGACAAAcattcagcttcatcagctgATTACGTTTCTTCTCGTTTCATTGAAGCTTTTTATTGACAAACATAAACATCTTCAGTTAACGAGCGGTGACGTTACGTCTCGTCGTCCTGCAGTCTGACGGATCCGTTAACGATCACAGATTGTTCGTTAGAGACAGATGATCCACTCTGGACtgaatgttgttgtttgtcagACTCAGGTTGAATCTCTGCAGTCGGAGAACAACAGTCTGAAGTCAGCCGAGTCTGAGGTCGTCATGACGATGAGACACAACGCTCAGATGGCGTCTGAGTACCTGAACAAGACGGCGAGCCAGGCCCGCACCTCCATCCGGTCAGTACCAGCTGTTCCTGTGTGGGCGGGGCATATtgacatgttagcatgctaatgttagccagcATGAGACAGCTGCAGGACGTACGGAGAGCAGAGAGGGACAAACCAGTGCTGCTCACAGTAGTTTAGGTTACAAACGTTGCTAACTGTTAGCATCATAGTCACATGATGAGAAACACTGAacgacttcctgtctgtctgcagtcagCTGTTGGGGGAAACAGAAACTCTACATCTGGTCTCTCAGCTTCTTCAGTCCATCGATAAGATCTCCGAGCTGAACACGGAGTCCTGAATGCCTCGTCTCCTTGACGGACAGGAGGAcatgttgtcatggaaacagccagtgaggaggtcagaggtcagcaggATCAGGACTCGTTTAACCGTGAAgctcacctgcacacacctggCTTTAATGACATCACAGCAGCCTGACAGGACGTCTGGCTGCTGATTGGTCGGTTGGACTGAAGACAGATttctctttaatgttttttacagtgtgaaattaaacataaaattgCACTTTATGAAGAAAAACCTGCAGATTTCATATCTTCAACATCTTTAATATCTTCCTGGTGTTTGATTTGTTACTGATGATGCTTCTTTAAACTCTGATTactttataataaatattataataaatattaaactgtTTCTGTCACGTCTCTAAAACTGAATAATAAGTAACGAGGAAATGAATAAAgttattaatgttaaaaactcAGTGAGTGTATTGATCAGTCAGGTTGTTGCTGTTAAAGCCTCCTGCTGATGATCAGATACAGTCAGACACGTTGTTTATTTACCGCCTGTTGACCTGAACTCACCTGGTTGGTTTCAGATTCAACTGTATgatccaaataaacaacaatcagttcttacagtgtaaaaacaaaaactacatcAGTTACATTTGt is drawn from Thunnus albacares chromosome 2, fThuAlb1.1, whole genome shotgun sequence and contains these coding sequences:
- the entr1 gene encoding endosome-associated-trafficking regulator 1; protein product: MAKQLIIADDEEVQAEELNPFSFREFLRWKIHDQDQDPDQDQDPDQDQDPDQDQDETHMKVGSSLTFDPELRSCFFSEPSLSPVAPQEDEEQWGRSFLSGVDSTEEEETRFSSKPEDQLTAAGENYEGDDETSISEPISCRRRSQLQQLKEENVSLRRSIRELQRRSEANERRVAALSEELLQRRRQEEKEAQDLESMVHSVEQNLGLMTKRAVKAETCVSRLKLELQKLQTQVESLQSENNSLKSAESEVVMTMRHNAQMASEYLNKTASQARTSIRQLLGETETLHLVSQLLQSIDKISELNTES